One window of Globicephala melas chromosome 2, mGloMel1.2, whole genome shotgun sequence genomic DNA carries:
- the SIX4 gene encoding homeobox protein SIX4 isoform X2, with protein sequence MIASAADIKQENGMESASEGQEAPREVAGGAAAGLSPPAPAPFPLEPGDAAATAARVSGEEGAVAAAAAAGAAADQVQLHSELLGRHHHAAAAAAAAQTPLAFSPDHVACVCEALQQGGNLDRLARFLWSLPQSDLLRGNESLLKARALVAFHQGIYPELYSILESHSFESANHPLLQQLWYKARYTEAERARGRPLGAVDKYRLRRKFPLPRTIWDGEETVYCFKEKSRNALKELYKQNRYPSPAEKRHLAKITGLSLTQVSNWFKNRRQRDRNPSETQSKSESDGNPSTEDESSKGHEDLSPHPLSSSSDGVTNLSLSSHMEPVYMQQIGNAKISLSSSGVLLNGSLVPASTSPVFLNGNSFIQGPNGVILNGLSVGNTQTVSLNPPKMASNIVSNGISMTDILGSTSQDVKEFKVLQSSSTNSAATTSYSPSAPVSFPGLIPSTEVKREGIQTVASQDGGSVVTFTTPVQINQYGIVQIPNSGASNQFLNGSIGFSPLQLPPVSVAASQGNISVNSSTSDGSTFTSESATVQQGKVFLSSLAPSAVVYTVPNSGQTIGSVKQEGVERSLVFSQLMPVNQNAQVNANLSSESISGSGLHPLSSSLVNVSPTHNFSLTPATILNPTELNPDIADSQPMSAPVASKSTVTSVSNTNYATLQNCSLITGQDLLSVPMTQAALGEIVPTAEAQVSHPSPTVHQDFVREHHLVMQSVANIKENFLTNSESKATSNLMMLDSKSKYVLEGMVETVCEDLETDKKELAKLQTVQLDEEMQDL encoded by the exons ATG ATTGCAAGTGCGGCGGACATCAAGCAGGAGAATGGGATGGAAAGCGCCTCGGAAGGGCAGGAGGCGCCCCGAGAAGTGGCGGGGGGCGCGGCGGCGGGGCTGAGCCCCCCGGCTCCAGCCCCTTTCCCCCTGGAGCCGGGGGACGCCGCGGCCACCGCCGCCAGGGTGAGCGGAGAGGAAGGGGCAGTGGCTGCAGCGGCGGCGGCCGGAGCGGCGGCGGATCAGGTACAACTCCACTCGGAACTTCTGGGCAGGCACCACcacgccgcggccgccgccgccgccgcgcagACCCCACTGGCCTTCTCGCCCGACCATGTCGCCTGCGTGTGCGAGGCGCTGCAGCAGGGGGGCAACCTGGACCGCCTGGCCCGGTTCCTGTGGTCCCTGCCCCAGAGCGACCTGCTACGTGGCAACGAGAGCCTGCTGAAGGCGCGGGCGCTGGTGGCCTTCCACCAGGGCATCTACCCTGAGCTCTACAGCATCCTCGAGAGCCACAGCTTCGAGTCGGCCAACCACCCGCTGCTGCAGCAGCTCTGGTACAAGGCGCGCTACACCGAGGCCGAGCGAGCCCGCGGCCGGCCGCTGGGCGCCGTGGACAAGTACCGGCTGCGCAGGAAATTTCCCCTGCCCCGCACCATCTGGGACGGCGAGGAGACGGTGTATTGTTTCAAGGAGAAGTCGCGCAACGCGCTCAAGGAGCTCTACAAGCAGAATCGCTACCCTTCGCCCGCCGAGAAGCGGCACCTGGCCAAGATCACCGGCCTCTCCCTCACCCAGGTCAGCAACTGGTTCAAGAACCGCCGGCAGCGCGATCGGAACCCCTCTGAGACCCAGTCCAAAAG TGAGTCGGATGGCAATCCTAGCACTGAAGATGAATCCAGCAAGGGTCATGAAGATTTGTCTCCTCATCCACTCTCCAGTTCATCCGATGGTGTCACCAACCTCAGCCTTTCCAGTCACATGGAGCCAGTATATATGCAACAAATTGGAAATGCTAAAATATCATTAAGCTCTTCTGGAGTTTTGTTGAATGGAAGTTTGGTACCTGCCAGTACTTCACCTGTCTTCCTTAATGGTAATTCTTTCATTCAGGGACCCAATGGAGTTATCCTTAATGGATTAAGTGTGGGAAATACACAGACAGTGTCACTGAACCCACCAAAAATGGCATCAAACATTGTGAGCAATGGTATATCCATGACTGACATACTGGGGTCTACCTCCCAGGATGTGAAGGAATTCAAAGTTCTCCAGAGTTCTTCAACTAACTCAGCAGCCACCACCTCCTATAGCCCCAGTGCTCCTGTGTCATTCCCAGGGCTGATACCCAGCACTGAGGTGAAAAGAGAAGGTATTCAAACAGTGGCTTCCCAGGATGGAGGTTCTGTAGTGACTTTTACCACACCAGTGCAAATTAACCAGTATGGCATCGTCCAGATCCCCAATTCCGGAGCAAGCAATCAGTTCCTTAATGGGAGCATTGGATTCTCTCCACTGCAGCTGCCTCCTGTTTCAGTGGCAGCTTCACAAG gtaatatTTCAGTAAATTCAAGCACTTCAGATGGGAGCACATTTACAAGTGAGTCCGCCACAGTCCAGCAAGGAAAGGTTTTCTTGAGCTCTCTTGCTCCCAGTGCAGTGGTATACACTGTTCCTAATTCAGGCCAGACTATAGGATCTGTTAAACAGGAGGGTGTGGAGAGGAGCCTGGTGTTTTCTCAGTTGATGCCTGTCAATCAGAATGCACAAGTAAATGCAAACCTGTCTTCTGAAAGTATCTCGGGAAGTGGCCTCCACCCACTGTCCTCCTCCTTAGTTAATGTATCCCCAACTCACAATTTTTCCCTGACTCCCGCTACCATACTAAACCCCACTGAGCTAAACCCTGACATTGCTGATAGCCAGCCAATGTCTGCACCTGTGGCAAGCAAATCTACTGTGACATCTGTCAGCAACACTAACTATGCAACTCTTCAGAACTGCTCCCTTATTACTGGTCAAGATCTATTATCAGTACCCATGACCCAGGCTGCCCTTGGGGAAATAGTTCCCACAGCTGAAGCCCAGGTGAGTCACCCCTCCCCTACAGTACACCAGGATTTTGTCAGAGAACATCATCTGGTTATGCAATCAGTAGCTAACATAAAAGAGAATTTCTTAACAAATTCTGAGAGCAAAGCAACAAGCAACTTAATGATGCTGGACTCCAAATCCAAGTATGTCCTAGAGGGCATGGTTGAGACTGTCTGTGAAGACCTggaaacagacaaaaaagagCTTGCCAAGCTCCAGACTGTCCAATTGGATGAAGAGATGCAAGACTTGtaa
- the SIX4 gene encoding homeobox protein SIX4 isoform X1 — protein MSSSSPTGQIASAADIKQENGMESASEGQEAPREVAGGAAAGLSPPAPAPFPLEPGDAAATAARVSGEEGAVAAAAAAGAAADQVQLHSELLGRHHHAAAAAAAAQTPLAFSPDHVACVCEALQQGGNLDRLARFLWSLPQSDLLRGNESLLKARALVAFHQGIYPELYSILESHSFESANHPLLQQLWYKARYTEAERARGRPLGAVDKYRLRRKFPLPRTIWDGEETVYCFKEKSRNALKELYKQNRYPSPAEKRHLAKITGLSLTQVSNWFKNRRQRDRNPSETQSKSESDGNPSTEDESSKGHEDLSPHPLSSSSDGVTNLSLSSHMEPVYMQQIGNAKISLSSSGVLLNGSLVPASTSPVFLNGNSFIQGPNGVILNGLSVGNTQTVSLNPPKMASNIVSNGISMTDILGSTSQDVKEFKVLQSSSTNSAATTSYSPSAPVSFPGLIPSTEVKREGIQTVASQDGGSVVTFTTPVQINQYGIVQIPNSGASNQFLNGSIGFSPLQLPPVSVAASQGNISVNSSTSDGSTFTSESATVQQGKVFLSSLAPSAVVYTVPNSGQTIGSVKQEGVERSLVFSQLMPVNQNAQVNANLSSESISGSGLHPLSSSLVNVSPTHNFSLTPATILNPTELNPDIADSQPMSAPVASKSTVTSVSNTNYATLQNCSLITGQDLLSVPMTQAALGEIVPTAEAQVSHPSPTVHQDFVREHHLVMQSVANIKENFLTNSESKATSNLMMLDSKSKYVLEGMVETVCEDLETDKKELAKLQTVQLDEEMQDL, from the exons atgtcctcttcctcccccaccgGGCAGATTGCAAGTGCGGCGGACATCAAGCAGGAGAATGGGATGGAAAGCGCCTCGGAAGGGCAGGAGGCGCCCCGAGAAGTGGCGGGGGGCGCGGCGGCGGGGCTGAGCCCCCCGGCTCCAGCCCCTTTCCCCCTGGAGCCGGGGGACGCCGCGGCCACCGCCGCCAGGGTGAGCGGAGAGGAAGGGGCAGTGGCTGCAGCGGCGGCGGCCGGAGCGGCGGCGGATCAGGTACAACTCCACTCGGAACTTCTGGGCAGGCACCACcacgccgcggccgccgccgccgccgcgcagACCCCACTGGCCTTCTCGCCCGACCATGTCGCCTGCGTGTGCGAGGCGCTGCAGCAGGGGGGCAACCTGGACCGCCTGGCCCGGTTCCTGTGGTCCCTGCCCCAGAGCGACCTGCTACGTGGCAACGAGAGCCTGCTGAAGGCGCGGGCGCTGGTGGCCTTCCACCAGGGCATCTACCCTGAGCTCTACAGCATCCTCGAGAGCCACAGCTTCGAGTCGGCCAACCACCCGCTGCTGCAGCAGCTCTGGTACAAGGCGCGCTACACCGAGGCCGAGCGAGCCCGCGGCCGGCCGCTGGGCGCCGTGGACAAGTACCGGCTGCGCAGGAAATTTCCCCTGCCCCGCACCATCTGGGACGGCGAGGAGACGGTGTATTGTTTCAAGGAGAAGTCGCGCAACGCGCTCAAGGAGCTCTACAAGCAGAATCGCTACCCTTCGCCCGCCGAGAAGCGGCACCTGGCCAAGATCACCGGCCTCTCCCTCACCCAGGTCAGCAACTGGTTCAAGAACCGCCGGCAGCGCGATCGGAACCCCTCTGAGACCCAGTCCAAAAG TGAGTCGGATGGCAATCCTAGCACTGAAGATGAATCCAGCAAGGGTCATGAAGATTTGTCTCCTCATCCACTCTCCAGTTCATCCGATGGTGTCACCAACCTCAGCCTTTCCAGTCACATGGAGCCAGTATATATGCAACAAATTGGAAATGCTAAAATATCATTAAGCTCTTCTGGAGTTTTGTTGAATGGAAGTTTGGTACCTGCCAGTACTTCACCTGTCTTCCTTAATGGTAATTCTTTCATTCAGGGACCCAATGGAGTTATCCTTAATGGATTAAGTGTGGGAAATACACAGACAGTGTCACTGAACCCACCAAAAATGGCATCAAACATTGTGAGCAATGGTATATCCATGACTGACATACTGGGGTCTACCTCCCAGGATGTGAAGGAATTCAAAGTTCTCCAGAGTTCTTCAACTAACTCAGCAGCCACCACCTCCTATAGCCCCAGTGCTCCTGTGTCATTCCCAGGGCTGATACCCAGCACTGAGGTGAAAAGAGAAGGTATTCAAACAGTGGCTTCCCAGGATGGAGGTTCTGTAGTGACTTTTACCACACCAGTGCAAATTAACCAGTATGGCATCGTCCAGATCCCCAATTCCGGAGCAAGCAATCAGTTCCTTAATGGGAGCATTGGATTCTCTCCACTGCAGCTGCCTCCTGTTTCAGTGGCAGCTTCACAAG gtaatatTTCAGTAAATTCAAGCACTTCAGATGGGAGCACATTTACAAGTGAGTCCGCCACAGTCCAGCAAGGAAAGGTTTTCTTGAGCTCTCTTGCTCCCAGTGCAGTGGTATACACTGTTCCTAATTCAGGCCAGACTATAGGATCTGTTAAACAGGAGGGTGTGGAGAGGAGCCTGGTGTTTTCTCAGTTGATGCCTGTCAATCAGAATGCACAAGTAAATGCAAACCTGTCTTCTGAAAGTATCTCGGGAAGTGGCCTCCACCCACTGTCCTCCTCCTTAGTTAATGTATCCCCAACTCACAATTTTTCCCTGACTCCCGCTACCATACTAAACCCCACTGAGCTAAACCCTGACATTGCTGATAGCCAGCCAATGTCTGCACCTGTGGCAAGCAAATCTACTGTGACATCTGTCAGCAACACTAACTATGCAACTCTTCAGAACTGCTCCCTTATTACTGGTCAAGATCTATTATCAGTACCCATGACCCAGGCTGCCCTTGGGGAAATAGTTCCCACAGCTGAAGCCCAGGTGAGTCACCCCTCCCCTACAGTACACCAGGATTTTGTCAGAGAACATCATCTGGTTATGCAATCAGTAGCTAACATAAAAGAGAATTTCTTAACAAATTCTGAGAGCAAAGCAACAAGCAACTTAATGATGCTGGACTCCAAATCCAAGTATGTCCTAGAGGGCATGGTTGAGACTGTCTGTGAAGACCTggaaacagacaaaaaagagCTTGCCAAGCTCCAGACTGTCCAATTGGATGAAGAGATGCAAGACTTGtaa